The following is a genomic window from Methanobacterium aggregans.
ATTGGATCATTACCATTTTCATCGGATATCCTTCTAACATCATCAATGAACCTTTGGCTTGAAACTCCGGTACATATTACAGATGGAACCATTCCAAGTTCCGACACGAATTGAGTCATTCCAGCAACGAAGTCTGGATCACCATAAATCGCAACCTTTCTGTCATAGTTGTAGGAATGTGCATCCACAATAGCATCTATAAGTCTTCCACGATCTCTTTCAAGCTTTTTTGAAGTTTTTAGTCCCAGAATGTTTGTTAAGGATTCGATAAATTCATCTGTATTTTTAAGGCCTACTGGCATTGGTCCTGAAAATGAGGGAACCCCATATTTTTTATCCAGAAAACTGGCCCCAGAATCTGCATGTTTGCAAAGGGATATTGTGCCCTTAGAATTTGCAGAATCTTTAATATCATCCAAAATTGTTCCAGCACATGGTAAAAATGATACATCCCCAGTAATTGGTGCATTAAGTGATTCTGAAGTATCAGTGAGGATTATACTTCCACATTTAATGGTTTCAAGTATAACTTTAACTTCTTCTACATCTGCAGGAGATATCGTGCCGGTTACAATATTTATTTTACCATTATCCCCATTTTCATTGGATTTTTGGGTTAAATTTTCAAGCAGTGCTTTTATTGTTCTGTCGTAGCCTTCAACATGACTTCCTGCATAGCTTGGAGTTGAAACTGGAATTATGGGAATGATATCTTCAGCTTCAAGATAGGATTCTGTGAACTTCTTTATTATACTGGGCATATCATCTCCAATTGTTTCTGTAAGACAACTTGAAGTCACACCTATCAAACTCGGTTCATATTCTTGATATATCGTTTTAAGAGCTTTTAAAAGGTTTGCTTCTCCTCCGTAGACAACTGTTCCTTCACTCATTGATGTTGAAGCCACATTTATGGGTTCACGGTAGTGACGGCACAGCTGAAACCTCATATACGTACTGCACCCCTGAGAACCATGAATTAAGGGCATTGCACCCTTAACTCCTAGAAGTGCCTGTACAGCACCCATTGGCTGACAGAACCTGCAGGGGTTTATAACTGCAAAATTTTTATGACCAACGTGTGCTTCTTGATTTTCTTTAATCACCTTCAATTCTCCTTTAATCCTTGTTTTATACCTAAATTGGTGATTCTAACTGAATTTCATATTTTCAAGTTATTATTCAATTTATTATTCCTCAAAGGCCTTTGGAACCAAATTCCAAACTGGGCTGGATACCGACCTATCAACTTCCCTGGCAAAGTTTATGAAACCTTGAAAACCTGCAAAGGATGTTATCCTATCATGATTAAAGTCACAGAAGGGTATTCCAATCTTTAAGGCCATGTATTTCTCTTTTGCACCTGAAACAACTAAATCAGGTTTATATTTTTTCAGAAGCCTTGCTAGTTCCATTGAACCTGCATCATCCACAACAAGGGTTCCATCCTTAACAGCATCCTGTATTCTCTGGTAGTCCTCAGGAAGACCATTTTGTGTTCCAGTCATTATAACATTCATTCCAAGTTCTTCAAATGACCTTATAAGGGACCAAGCCTTGTTTCCCCCAACGTAAACTGCTACACGTTTACCTTCCAATCTTTTCCTGTAACCCATAATTTTAGAGCGTAAAACTTTCACATCACCCCCTATGAGTTCTTCAGTCTTCTTCA
Proteins encoded in this region:
- a CDS encoding nitrogenase component 1, with amino-acid sequence MIKENQEAHVGHKNFAVINPCRFCQPMGAVQALLGVKGAMPLIHGSQGCSTYMRFQLCRHYREPINVASTSMSEGTVVYGGEANLLKALKTIYQEYEPSLIGVTSSCLTETIGDDMPSIIKKFTESYLEAEDIIPIIPVSTPSYAGSHVEGYDRTIKALLENLTQKSNENGDNGKINIVTGTISPADVEEVKVILETIKCGSIILTDTSESLNAPITGDVSFLPCAGTILDDIKDSANSKGTISLCKHADSGASFLDKKYGVPSFSGPMPVGLKNTDEFIESLTNILGLKTSKKLERDRGRLIDAIVDAHSYNYDRKVAIYGDPDFVAGMTQFVSELGMVPSVICTGVSSQRFIDDVRRISDENGNDPIVLSGGDLYDLHEHIKGVDTDLLIGNSYGARIAKEENIPLVRLGFPIYDRLGAQRMPILGYRAGTHLVDLFTNTIIEKYYDDSAGKCDVPLREEGSE